DNA sequence from the Nycticebus coucang isolate mNycCou1 chromosome 23, mNycCou1.pri, whole genome shotgun sequence genome:
GTATGTGTtcattgtaattttatttcaatatttctgtacatttgaaattatttataataaaaatttgggaaaatgtatataaacaaacaaacttctGACCATGACTCACAGTAAGAAATATATCTTATACCTAGCCCAGTCCATGCACATCCACAAAATACAatggaaataaaacatttcatgaaGCTATGACCAACCTTACTATAATATTAACAGCActctaaaattttctattttccaggCCCACTTCTCTACCAACCCACTCTTTCCCTAAATTGTTATTATCCCAGACCTTCTCAACCATGGCCTCCTTTTTCTCTGGGACATCTTCCTTTCTGAACCCTTCCTAGTTCTAAGGTCTCTGGGTTCCTTCTGCACGCGTGAACTTGTGCTGTCTGAATCTGTACTTTATAGATTTACTTACATAAGCAgttttgatgtaaaaaaaaatttttttttctatttcatttcttgtcttttttgaaATACTGGTCAGGACTACCATGGGGTGATGAAATTAACTTCATCCACCTGAAATGGGTGACTACTAATGTAGCATGAGAAACACTGCCTTAGTCTGTAAATACCCATAAAGGACCTTTTAGGTGCTGACAACTTCCAAATTGCTCATCTTTAGCCTGGACCTGAGCTTTAGACATGAATCTCAAAACTGGCTACTGAACAGGTCTCCTGAGTGCCCCAGAGGCCGGTCCCACCAGCCTTTCAAATCTGACATGCCCCAAACCCAACTCTTGACTTCCTTGGGCTTCATAGCTCAGTAATGATTTGCTCAGTTGTTCAGATCACAAGTTTAGagcctggctgggtgcagtggttcatgcctgtgatcctagcattcagggaggctgaggcaggtggattgcctgagctcaggagttcaagaccagcctgagccagagagagaccctgtctctaaaaaaaaattgccgggcatggtggtgggtgcccatagtcctagctacttgggaggctgaggaaaaacgatcccctgagcccaagagtttgaggttgctgtgagttacaatgccatggcactgtactgagtgTGACAAAATGCGattcattctcaaaaaaaaaaaaaaaaagtttagagcCTGCATTTGTACCCCTTTGACTTTTTTAACCCCACAAATGAGGAAACACTCCCAGTGGCTCCATCTTTAAAATACATCTCTGGACCAGGAATGGTAGCTctcagctgtaatcccagcactctaagaaactgaggcaggaggattttttcaggccaagagtttgagactaacctgagtaagacctcatctctacaaaaaaaaaaaattagccgggagtGGCTGCTTGTAGCAGaggctcctcaggaggctgaggttggagaatgggttgagtccagaagttggaagttgcagtgagcaataatgacgccactgcactctagcagggGCAAAAGGAGAGAaccctgtctcaaacaagaaaacaaaataaatacgtCTCCTTTCTCAGATTGCCCTCTGCAGACTGGCAGAATCTTAGCTAAAAAATAACTTAAACGTGGCACTGGGCCAAGGAGACTTATGAACCAAGGTTATTTGGGCCCCCCTGGTGTGGAAATGAAATGGCCTATGTAGATGTTAGTAGAATTGTTATCACTTCATACACAAACTTTGATTTTCCTGTTTTCCCCTGTATtacaagcatttttttcttgtcactaAACGTTCCTTGAAGGTATTGACCTCATAGCTTACAAATGCTTTCCAATCGTGATGAGGTCTGGACAGAGAAACAGCCACCTGTATCCCCATCTGTCCCAGATGGTCCTGCATATTTTAGGGACCCCCGAAATAGCTGATTCTCTCATTCGTTCATAGGGTCTTGTGGATTCCTCCCTAAGGGTGAGGTGGCCCTATCTACCCTGAGGGGACCTACCCCTGTTCCCCATTTAGTCCCCCAAAGCCAAGAGAGAAAAGCAGAGTCAGTTAATTTATCCTGGAGGCCATACCACAGGCACTCAAAGGCTACGAGGTCCCCTTATCCATCTCTTTGTCTGGAGGAGGGGCAAAGAGAGGCTCTGTGGAGCCAAAGGAATATCCCTGGGACCCTGGAAATTACTATATTTGCCAAGAAGAGAGCATAGACACATGACAGCCCAGGGTTAAACTCAGGATTTATCTGGATTTACCTCCATTAATCTTTGAAACCACCCACATGCTGGATCCATCGTTATTCACATTTTGTTGATGACCTTTATCAGAAAGTGTGATGTCAAATAGAATGCTAGACCTATTTTCCAACTTTCAAGCCCCCTGGCTCATTAATTCCCACAACAATCCTAACTTACCTGGTACTTTTAGCTCTGTTTTGTAGACAGGGAGCTCAAGCTTAGAGGATTCAATACTTTACTGTTGGTTTTTACCTCAATTACAAATTAGTTTCTGGTCCAGCCAGACTAAGCAATTTCTCGCACAAGCAAACTTATTACTCTGGACAGGAGAGAACTTCCTTGTCCACTACCAGCTAACACAGTCTGCAGGGCTGGAGAATGCATACCTCCTGGGACGACTGTCCAGCCTGCCCTCTATCCATCACACACGATTCTGACACCCTACCCTCCACTACCTCCCAAAGGCCACCAGGACTTGGGAGAGCCAGGTACACTGTGGTGGAGGTTCTAGATGCCTCAAACCCAACACCTTTTCCTACCTAGGAAGAAGCCAACAGGAGCTGGAAACCACCCCTGTCAGAGGAAGACACTAGGTCTTGTAGGTTGAGCTTGGTCCCGCCCTCACCTGCCACCCATCCTGATCTAATCAACTTGGCTCACATCCTATGGCTGGCTTAATCCTTTTTTTCTCTGGTTGGGCAATGCTGCTTTGAGCTTGTTCCTTGGTTCTTCTCACACTCATCTCAAATTCCTTGTTCTGATGCCTCATCTGAGCAGGTAGTCTGGCTCACCCACATGTGCTACAGGAACTAGAGACCAAGACACTGGACCAGCCCACCCCGGCTTCTCCCACCAGGAGAGAGGATATGACATTGGTAAGACAATTCTACAACTTACctgggaaaatagaaaataaaaaaaaagaaggccaggGACAGTGACTCCTCTCTCACCTGCCCAGGTGAGGCACCCGAGCACTCTTTGAGGCTGAAGAGGGAATCTGGATTCTGATGCTGTCCCCTTGGGCCATCCACTAAGTTCTCAGCAGCTGCTGCATCTTTACCATTAAGTGGAAATAACTCCTGTGTCCTCAGGCTGCACTGAGTCAGTGAGGGTATACTTGGGGATGGCTATGGGGGGGGACTCACCTGCAATGCCAATAAGAGTGTGAGAGGGATCTCCAGCTTCCCTGGAGTCCCTGCAACAGTCATCACATGGGACTCCTGTGATCTGACTAAGAAGAGATGAGTTTGCTCAGCTTGGGAAAAGGCCCATCCTGGCAGACCAGGATTGTCTTAGAGAAAATTTCCATGACAAGTCAAGAGACTACGAAAGGAAAGCTTCGCAGTGCTAGTTCCTACACACTTTCCCTCTGCGTTTTGACCAAGGGGCCTCACAAATTAAGTAGTTGACCCTGGTGGAGGATCCTGCCATTAACCAGGGAAAGACCTCACATTTTTACGAACTAGACCCTACGAGGTCTTGATTTACCCGTATTCAAATGCAACACACTCTTTTTAGGGTTTATCTTTATTTGTCCCTCCCTATAATGAGTAAAAAAATATAATCAGTGAAAATACaaggatttgattttttttaaattgtcatgCTACAAAGATGGCCACAGCCCCTGCCCAGGTTTAAACTACTAATTTACtggggctcagtcggtagggcgccggccccatataccgagggtgacgggttcaaacctggccccggccaaactgcaaccaaaaaatagccgggcattgtggcgggcgcctgtagtcccagctactcgggaggctgaggcaagagaatcgcttaagcccaagagttggaggttgctgtgagctgtgtgaggccacggcactctaccgagggccataaagtgagactgtcattacaaaaaaaaaaatgaaaaaaaaaaataaactgctaATTTACAGAATGTGCAGCTTGGGTGCAGCCACTGAGGCGGGCTTGAAAGGCAGTAACACAAAATACACAGACGTTCTTTCCTTACATTGCACAGAAGAACCCCAACTTAGTTGCAACTAACAGCACTATAGGCACAAATCCCCTGATCATTTACTATAAAACCTAGGATAAAGGCTATACAGAAACGTGACtagaaatagaatataaatagCTTCTATTAGGGAAGTGTTAGGTACATGGGGAGAAGTGGGAAGAGGGTTAAGTCGGATGCTCCAACCCTTAAGaccgggtgtgtgtgtggggggggggggtgtggtTGGTCAGGGGCGTGGCTGTGAGGGGCGTGGTCAGAGCCCTGCCCACTGCCTTTCCCTTCAACGGGCCGCAGCTCCCTGGCCTCGGCTGGTGGGCACGTGAGAGGGTCAGCAGCAGAGGTGTGACTAAGACAGGGGCTCTAGAAGGCACAGAGAAGGCATCTGGGTCGAGCAGGGCCATGCTCCTTTCACTCACGGACACGTGCACAGCACTGCACTGCAAGGTCCCCGGGCAGACCAggctcttccctcccccacaaGAAAATTCTGGGCATTTAAAGGCACAGGAACCGACAGGGGGCAGGAGACCAAAGTTCTACAGGAAATTGGGAAAATGTTTGGAAAGAGATTCCAGTGGATGCTTGAATAGATGGAAGGAAGTTGACCACTTTGTCTGGCCTAGAAAACCAAGCTACACAGCAGTGGGGGGACGAAGAGAAGGATGGGAACCTGTCCATCCACAGATGGACCTGGGATTCCGGATGAGTGGTGCTGGGCAAGGGACTAGAGAACTTGCATGTCTTATCCCAAAAAATCCAATGAACATTTTTATCTGATCAAGACAGTAGCATTAGTCAATATGGTTTCTATATTAGCCAAATTCAGAAGAATGTGGGGCTCTTTGGGCAAAATGTCTCCCCAAACTCTCTACCCCTACCCCATCTGTCCAGCTCAGGAGCGGGCCTCCCTCCCagaaaaagacaaacaggtgAGCCAAAGTGGATCCTGAACCTCTTTCTGCAGCTCATGTCGGCTCCCACCCTGGAAGTGTGAGGACAGACACCACAGGTGAAATATTTGGACTGCTGCACCTGCCCAGGTGAGGGACCCTGACAGGGCATTGCAGAACACTAGGAAGTGGGTCAGACCCGCACCTCTGGATGTCCCCGAGTTTCCTAACAATTATGCTACATCCCCTGACCTGGTGGATCTGGGGCAAGGCTGGCTGGGAGCAGCTCTCTAGCCTGAAGGCACACACGGGCATACACACGCCCATCCACCTGTGAGAACCTTCCATGCACTCCTCTCTGGGGCCTTTTCTTAACAGAGAGGAAGGTTTACATTTAAAAAGGGTCCTACTGAGCATCCAGTTTGGGTGCAGACCTGATCATCTGTCCAGCCAGGCTCACTGAGTCTCCCTCAGTGTGGTCCATGCCTTCCTGGCAGTGGAAAACCAAGGAGCCAGAGGCTGAGACACCACCAGCCCGCAGGCTGGTATACGGGGTGGGCAGGAGGGAGTAAGGACCTGTAGTGACTCCACTGGTTAACAGGGGCCAGATCTGAAGGTAGAAGGGTGCAGGTGGGGAAGGAGCAGACCTGAGGTCCTTCCCTACCCCAGGGCCTCCTTAAAAGGAGGTGCTGGCAGAGGTCATCTTTGGGTCTGGGGCACTGGCTTGGGACTTGACTTCTATGTCATCGAAGGCCTTGATGGGGATACCCTGtgcctcctgcccctcctccaggTCCTCACAGCACTTGCTGCAGCGGCAGCGCCTCTGGCACAAACTGGTGACCGAGGAGATGACGCTGTCCCAGGGCTTCAGCGAGTGCATCCACAGGGGCAGGAAGTTCCAGTTCTGGAGCTTCTTAGGCAGGACGCGGGGGCAGCGGGACTGCAGGAGCTTGAGACACACCACCAGGAGGAGGACGAAGAGGATGGGCGCGCCCACGCCCACCAGCACCGGCCAGCCGGCCAGCGAGAGGCCGAACACAGACAGCGGgatgagaaagaagaggaagatcaGGTAGAAGACGGCGAACCAGCGGTACTTGGCGGAGATGTTCCCCAGGCCTTTGGCCAGGCGGATGGGCAGGCGAGTCAACGGGATCGGGTAAAACAGCAACATTCCGGAGACGTTGAAGAAAAAGTGGCACAGGGCGATCTGCAAGGCAAGAGGGCAGGACGGTGACTGGGGGGCATGGTGGGAGGATCAGCTAGTGGGCACGGGCAGCAGGGTCACGGCCCCCTTGTCTCTGTGACTCAGCTCAGAGGGCACCCATATCCCAAGGACCTACTAGGTGCCAGGAGGAGATCTAGGGGAGGGAGTGACTGAGCTGAATCACGCTCACAGTTGAGAGCCCAGCCATCCTCTAGGCCCCCTGCTGCCCAGGGCCTTGGCAGAGCCATTGAGAGTGGGTGgggcagaaagaaagaagagcttAAGGGATCACTGTTCTCATAGCTCGAAGGTGCATTCTAAAGAGAGCGGTGAGGAGTGATGGTTCCAACTACTAAAAAATAATAGCAGCAGCAAGCATGCCTGGAGAATGCTTGCTGTGTGCGAGGCATGTCCTGTGGACCATTTCACTCCTTAAACACCCTATGAAGTGACAACCATCATCTCTTGATCTATGAGAAAATGGAGGCACCACGCCATTAAGTTggtttcccaaagtcacacaggtgGGAGTTGGTAAAGCTGAGATCCGAGCCCCAGCAGCCTGGCTCTTGATGCCAGACACTGGACCTCTTTCCCAAGTGCGGTGCCCCACTTTCCCAAGGGCCAGCTCTGTGGCTGTGAGCACTTGGAGTGTGGCTGGCCCACACCGAGACCTGCTGTAAGTGCAGAGTGCACAGCAGACTCTGAAGACCTGATCCACAAAAGTACAAAAACAATCTCCCTAATATTTGGTATATTGGTTACATATTCAAGTGATAATGCTTTAAAGAAATACACGATTCAGGGCGGcccatgtggctcagtgggtagagcgccagccccatatactgagggtggcaggttcacacccagccccagacgaactacaacaacaacaaaaaaaaaatagctgggcattgtgatgggtgcctgtaatcccagctactcaggaggctaaagcaagagaatcgcctaagcccaggagttggaagttgctgtgagccgtgtgatgccacggcgctctaccaagggcgataaagtgaaactctacaaagaaaaaaaaaagaaatacatgattCGAATggatctgtttctttttgttaaatgTGGTTACTAAAAACTCTTAAACTATACTTGTGGTTCTAAGGAGCTTACATGTTCACCTTTACATTTGGGTTGCGAGCATTGCTTTAGGCAccagttctcaacccgtgggtcgagaccccttcgtgacaatgaaaatacatcacggcattaggaaggttgagaaccgcggCTTTAGGGCCTCCTTGGACCTTAATCATGACCCTTATGAAAGAgtcttgtgggcggcgcctgtggctcagcgggtagggcggcagccccacatgctgagggtggagggttcaaacccagccccggccaaactgcaacaacaacaacaaaaaatagccgggcattgtggcgggtgcctgtagtcccagctgcttcggaggctgagtcaagagaatcgcctaagcccaaggatttggaggttgctgtgagctgtgtgacgccacggcactctactgagggtgataaggtgagactctgtctctacgaaaaaaaaaaaaagaaagagtcttgTTCTCTTGTTTGGGGAGTTTTTTAgccagtctcactatgtcacccttggttatTATGATGCCGTAGCGTCataaaagctcacagcaacctcaaactcttgggcttaagcgattctctcgcctcagcctcccaagtacctgggactacaggtacctgccacaacacctggctattttttgttgcagttatcatggTTGTTTTAGCCAGcacgggctggttttgaacccaccaacgttggtgtatctggctggcaccataatcactgtgctacgggaacTGAGCCATGTCCTCTAGTTTTTATGGAGGGTACTGATGTCCTAGGGATTTTGTGTACAGATCACGGGACAAGGATTCAGATCACAAAGGTCTCATCCAAAGTTACCTGGTTGATCCAGTCAGGTGCCCCTGACTCTTTGAAATCCCAGGCCCATGGCACAGGTGACCTCTGCCAACCTAGTCAGAGTTTACCAAGTGGGTGGTAAGAAGATTGGGGGACTGTGGGGGACTGTGCTTCCTAAATATTCTTTTTGCATCTCTGTCCCAGTGACACGAGTCTCACTGTCTCTCTCGGAAGCAGATGGCTTTGACTGTCCTCATATCCAGCTGCTCAAATTTGTCTCATGGAGCTCCTTCTCCCCACCTGACTTCCATCTTCTGGACACATCAGGGAAATGGGCTGCTCTAGTTAGAAAGTGGTTTGCAAGACCACACATAGGGTTGGTTCCCACCCCCAGAAAGCCCCTGTCCCGGCAGCACATCTCACCTGGAGGGAGCTCCGCAAACTACTGCCCGGGCTGGCCAAGGCAGCCAGGATGGCCGTGGTGGTGGTGCCGATGTTGGAGCCCAGCGTGAGCGGATAAGCCCTCTCGATGCTTATCACACCGAGACCTGCACGAAAAACACACCGCATGAGGCCTCAGCcctgggaaggcagagaaatGGCAGCGGCCGTCAGAGGAGAAAGCCAAGGACAAACTCACCGATCAGCGGGGTCATGGCAGACGTGAAGACAGAGCTGCTCTGCACGATGAAGGTCATGGCCGCCCCCACGACGATGGCCAGGTAGCCAGTCACCCAGgcaaaggggaaggggaagtcTGGGAGACAAGAGGAAAGGAGGTGTCTCAATCAATGCCTCTGGGGAATGAGTGGTGGGAGGTACAAATGGCTTCCCCAGAAGACCCCGGGACAGGGGCTGGGCTAGAAGTGAGAGTTTATAAACAGCCCTCCCCACCATACATGCAAACTGGATGAATAGAGCAGTCTTTCATCCCATATTCAGATGGTGAAACCAAGATGTGGGTGATTGTTCCCAAGACAAAAGCAAGATTCAGGGCAGGAACCTCCTCCCCAGGATGCACTCAGAGCACTGAGGCCTCACACTGCCTCCCCTGCCCTGCACACCTTCCCCCTTCTTTCCACCATAAGGAGAGTTAAGATAATGAGGTAGCTGGGAACACCGTACTGTCCCAGCCCTCTGTCCCTCTGGCACCGGATCAGGCCCTGCAAACCCCACAGGACCCCAAAGATGCTCAGGTCAAAACAACCCCTCAAAACAACCCAGCAGGGAGATTTTCCTGGCTGCTCTGGGCCAGAGTCTCCGTGGCTGCCTCAGCACCAAGATGTATTTATCTAGAACCACATTGTCTTCCAAAGAGTGAAGGGAAGTTTGCATGAGGGTGGACACCTGTTACCCTCTTCTTGAGGGGTCCTGACAGACTCAGGAAAGTCCTGGGCATGTGGACAAGCTGCCAGGAAGGAAGGCATGACCCTGGGCCCTCGGGATCTTGAGCTCGCTGCTTCTCAGGACCTTGTTAACATGAAGCAGCAGCCTGAACCTGCTCCCCAGACCCTGCCCAGGACTCCACGAAAGATGTCAGCTGTGAATGATGCCTGACCTGCTGCAATGGAGCAGATCTGGCAGAGAAACTCCACAGAGACCCCTGGGAGATGGGAATCTAATGAACCCTCCACTCCCAGTGGCCCAGGTGACACCGTCCTTTAAGGCTCAGAATTGGAGGCAGTGTACCTACCAGTGTTAAGAGTCTTCTTGATGACAACCGCGAACTTTCCTTTAAGCATGGAGACCAGAATCTTCACAATCATCATCAGGCAACCGCAGAGGACCAGCAGGGAGATTATGAGCAGAATGATGCCCACAGCAAGATCCGGGAGGTTGAAATTCACAAAGATATGCTGGCCTGAAGAGATCGTGGAGAACCTTGTCAGGAGACTGTGGAACCACAGCTCCCCAACATCCTTCTCTCTCCCACTAATAGAATCCTGATCACTCACTCGACATACTGTAGCCCAAATAAAGACGAGCCTTCCCAGCGTCCTTTGCAACTAAGTGTAGCCCCTGAGAATGTGTTCTGGCCAGTGGGAGCTTATGAGGCCGGTAACAAAGTGATGTCCTCAAAATCACACACCTAGCCAGAGGCAGACCTAGACCTCTAGCTCAGTTTGTCACTCTCTAAAGCCCATGTTGTTTTCTCCTCGTGACATTTTCAAAGTGTTACGGGGTAGAATAGGAAGTTATAACAAGGGGCATTGCCATTGCTGATTATAAAACCTCTTGTTTTTCAAATTCCTACTGACTATTTCAGTACACCATGGTTGTACCAATGAATGTATTACACCTCAAACAGGGAAGGTGATAAGTTACCTTTATTTGGTTGGGTAAAGAATACCTGGAATATCAAGGTATATTGCCCAGAATTAATGTCAGGAagatgaagggagagagagagagaagcagagggcGTATAAGGGATAATGAAAAGAACTAAGAAAGTCTGTGTAGAAAGGAGCCCAGGGGCAAAATTACAGCTTATTAAAGAATCAAGCAAATACACCTAATGCCTTGGTTCTGTGCTGCAGCTCCAGTGGCCTAATGGAGGCACATGGGTCTCAAACTTTCCTTTGAATGTGGCTGTCTTCCCCCCAATTTTTGACAAAGGGAAACCCAGGAACACAGAGGGAGTACTCTGGAATCTGAGGTGTTATGGAGTTGCCAGGAGTTAGGCTTCATGTCCTGGTTCTGCCCCTTCCTATAGACTTTGGGCCCATCCCCCCGTCCCTGAGGCTcagtttccacttctgtgaaagcTTGTTGCTCATTGCCTGATGTAGGGCAGGTGATCAGTGACTCACTATCCTAGAAAAGAAACTCTGTCCACCTTCCCTGTCACCTGCCCCAGTGGCCAATTGGATGAGACAACTCACATTTGGCAATCTTCTCCTGGTGGGTCACGTTCTTGATGGTCCAAGTGTGGGTACCGTTCATCCAACCGAGCAAAGGGGAGGTGCAATTTTCAGGTGAGGGGACTGTGACATTCATCTGAGTCTGGAAGACAAACATGACAAAGTGACAAATGCCCACTGTACTAGGTTAGTTGGCAACAGGGAGCAGGGGACATGTTCAGTGCCTCttatcataactttttttttttttgagaacttgTTACTCATCTTTATTAGAAAGCTCCTAAAACAACTGGGGACAAATAAAATCAGCTTTACCTTTCAATTACACCTAGTTTTACATTTAGTGTCTTAGCCTTTAGCACTCCACACAACCCAAAGACATATGCACCCTAGAAGGAAGGGTAGACTCCTGCCCTGGTGCTGAGGAAGCTGGCCTGGTTCCCTGACATAGGACGGCAGGAATGCCATGGACCTTCTAAGGGAGAATACTCGGGAAGAGTCTGGGAAGTGAGAGATGCCTCCTGCTCCCAGCACTGTGATGGGCTATTTTAATAGGTCCCTCCAAAATTGGGAACAGAGAGGCAGCCATGAATAAGGCTTCTCCAGGAGACATGGAAATAAGGCTACGGCAGGAATAAGGTGTCCACAGGGTGGAACAGGGCTAAGGAGATCTGTCTGTCCTACTCTTGAAGCATAGCTGGCAATCAAGGACTCACTTGCTAGATGAGCTTTGATTTCTCAGGCACCTTGAACGCAGATTTTGCTTAAAGTTCACACCCAAGGGTTTACCTGCAGAGAGATACTCTTTGATACTCACCATGTTGGTAAAAGTTTTGCACCATATCTTGATCAGACTCTTGTTTTTGGCTGCTTTATCATTCATTGCAATTTGGCTGATAACTTTTTTATCCAGCTGTGGAAAGCAACAGACAGACAATGGTCAGCAGTGACCTCAGAATTCATTTGGGACAGAAACGTAGGGGTTGCAGCGAGAAGAGTCCCCACAAAGTGGGATCCTCTCTCCCATGGTGGAGCAGGTCCATGATGAATGGGTGAATGAGAGGATTGTGTGAGCACAGGCACTGCTGTG
Encoded proteins:
- the LOC128575880 gene encoding sodium-dependent phosphate transport protein 2B-like, with amino-acid sequence MASQPELENAQPNPSEYMEEASSQQPPSTDKGQGTHKNDTKTSVTKIELLPSYSTVALREETTEVDDPWDLPALRDTGIKWSERDTRGKIICVFQGIGKFLLLLGFLYLFVCSLDVLSSAFQLVGGKMAGQFLSNNSIMSNPVAGLVIGVLVTVLVQSSSTSSSIVVSMVASSLLTVRAAIPIIMGANIGTSITNTIVALMQAGDRSEFRRAFAGATVHDFFNWLSVFVLLPLEAATHYLEMLTHLVVETFHFKNGEDAPALLKVITDPFTKLIIRLDKKVISQIAMNDKAAKNKSLIKIWCKTFTNMTQMNVTVPSPENCTSPLLGWMNGTHTWTIKNVTHQEKIAKCQHIFVNFNLPDLAVGIILLIISLLVLCGCLMMIVKILVSMLKGKFAVVIKKTLNTDFPFPFAWVTGYLAIVVGAAMTFIVQSSSVFTSAMTPLIGLGVISIERAYPLTLGSNIGTTTTAILAALASPGSSLRSSLQIALCHFFFNVSGMLLFYPIPLTRLPIRLAKGLGNISAKYRWFAVFYLIFLFFLIPLSVFGLSLAGWPVLVGVGAPILFVLLLVVCLKLLQSRCPRVLPKKLQNWNFLPLWMHSLKPWDSVISSVTSLCQRRCRCSKCCEDLEEGQEAQGIPIKAFDDIEVKSQASAPDPKMTSASTSF